In Bos indicus x Bos taurus breed Angus x Brahman F1 hybrid chromosome 1, Bos_hybrid_MaternalHap_v2.0, whole genome shotgun sequence, a single window of DNA contains:
- the MX2 gene encoding interferon-induced GTP-binding protein Mx2 produces the protein MSMSFRPLKYKRHTQTSTQHHPKQDIYFHQQPPGPPLGQTMSPPQWQVEESNPDFLPNNFNQLNLDPQQPEAKGGQQMSKGPENNLYRKYEEKVRPCIDLIDSLRALGVEQDLALPAIAVIGDQSSGKSSVLEALSGVALPRGSGIITRCPLVLKLTKRECEWTGKITYRNITQQLQNPSEVEWEIRRAQNIIAGNGLGISHELINLEITSPEVPDLTLIDLPGITRVAVENQPQDIGLQIKALIKKYIQRQETINLVVVPCNVDIATTEALSMAQEVDPDGDRTIGILTKPDLVDKGTEKGVLKVMQNLTYHLKKGYMIVKCRGQQDITNKLSLAEATRKETMFFETHPYFRVLLDEGKATVPLLAERLTTELIWHINKSLPLLENQIKEKHQRATEELQQYGDDIPSDEGDKMFFLIEKIKVFNEDIGKLIEGEEIVMETESRLCNKIREEFTSWILILTTNIEKVKSILNEEVSKYEKKYRGKELLGFVNYKTFETVVKHYLGQLIDPALKMLQKAMEIVWQTFKDTAKKHFAEFCNLHQTVQNKIEDIKTKQMAEAANLIQLQFRMEKLVFCQDQIYGVVLNKVREDIFNSMGKASETPQSKQPFLNDQSSISSIVEIGVHLNAYFMETSKRLANQIPFIIQYFMLQENGDKVQKAMMQLLQDTQHYSWLLQEQSDTATKRKFLKEKIFRLTQAQQALYEFPHFKG, from the exons ATGTCGATGTCCTTCAGGCCTTTGAAGTACAAGAGGCACACTCAGACTTCCACTCAGCACCACCCAAAGCAAGACATTTACTTCCATCAGCAGCCACCAGGGCCACCATTGGGGCAGACAATGAGTCCCCCACAATGGCAGGTGGAAGAGAGCAACCCAGACTTCCTTCCCAACAACTTCAATCAGCTGAATTTGGACCCTCAGCAGCCAGAAGCAAAAGGGGGCCAACAGATGTCAAAG GGGCCGGAAAACAACCTGTACAGAAAGTATGAGGAGAAGGTGCGGCCCTGCATTGACCTCATCGACTCCCTACGGGCCCTGGGCGTGGAGCAGGACCTGGCCCTGCCCGCCATTGCCGTTATCGGGGACCAGAGCTCCGGCAAGAGTTCCGTGCTGGAGGCTCTGTCGGGGGTTGCCCTCCCCAGGGGCAGCG GAATCATCACCCGGTGTCCGCTGGTGCTGAAACTGACAAAGCGGGAGTGTGAATGGACCGGGAAAATCACCTACCGCAACATTACGCAGCAGCTGCAAAATCCCTCCGAAGTGGAGTGGGAGATTCGGAGAG cccagaacatcATAGCTGGGAATGGACTTGGCATCAGCCATGAGCTCATTAATCTGGAGATCACCTCCCCTGAGGTCCCAGATCTGACCCTCATTGACCTTCCTGGCATCACCAGGGTGGCTGTGGAAAACCAGCCACAAGACATTGGACTGCAG ATCAAGGCACTCATCAAAAAGTACATCCAGAGGCAGGAGACCATCAACTTGGTGGTAGTCCCCTGCAACGTGGACATCGCCACCACAGAGGCGCTGAGCATGGCCCAGGAGGTGGACCCCGATGGAGACAGGACCATCG GGATCCTGACCAAACCAGACCTGGTGGACAAGGGCACCGAGAAAGGTGTCCTGAAGGTCATGCAGAACCTCACCTATCATCTCAAGAAGGGCTATATGATCGTGAAGTGCCGGGGCCAGCAGGATATCACCAACAAGCTGAGCTTGGCAGAGGCAACCAGGAAAGAAACGATGTTCTTTGAGACGCATCCGTATTTCAG AGTTCTTCTGGATGAAGGAAAGGCCACAGTGCCTCTTCTGGCAGAAAGACTTACCACCGAGCTCATCTGGCACATCAAT AAATCGCTCCCCTTGTTAGAAAACCAAATAAAGGAGAAGCACCAGAGGGCGACAGAGGAGCTGCAGCAATATGGGGACGACATTCCCAGCGATGAAGGGGATAAAATGTTCTTCCTCATTGAG AAAATTAAGGTATTTAATGAGGACATTGGAAAGTTAATAGAAGGAGAAGAAATTGTAATGGAGACAGAGTCTCGCTTATGTAACAAAATCAGAGAGGAGTTTACAAGCTGGATACTCATACTTACCACCAATATCGAAAAAG TTAAAAGTATCCTTAACGAAGAAGtctcaaaatatgaaaagaagtaTCGAGGCAAAGAACTTCTTGGATTTGTCAATTACAAGACATTTGAGACTGTCGTGAAGCATTACCTGGGGCAGCTGATAGACCCAGCACTCAAGATGCTCCAGAAGGCCATGG AAATTGTCTGGCAAACTTTCAAGGACACAGCCAAAAAGCATTTTGCTGAATTTTGCAATCTGCATCAAACAGTCCAG AACAAGATCgaagacataaaaacaaaacaaatggcaGAAGCAGCAAATCTGATCCAACTTCAGTTCAGGATGGAGAAGCTGGTTTTTTGTCAAGACCAGATTTACGGCGTGGTTCTGAACAAAGTCCgagaagatatttttaattccATGGGAAAGGCTTCAGAGACGCCTCAGTCGAAGCAGCCCTTTTTAAATGATCAATCTTCGATTTCCTCCATCGTTGAGATTGGGGTCCACCTGAACGCATATTTCATG GAAACCAGCAAACGTCTCGCCAATCAGATCCCATTCATCATTCAGTATTTTATGCTCCAAGAGAATGGCGATAAGGTCCAGAAAGCCATGATGCAGCTACTACAGGACACACAGCACTATTCCTGGCTGCTTCAAGAACAGAGTGATACAGCTACCAAGAGGAAATTCCTGAAGGAGAAGATTTTTCGGCTGACTCAGGCACAGCAAGCTCTCTACGAATTCCCCCATTTCAAGGGGTAA